A genomic segment from Acipenser ruthenus chromosome 5, fAciRut3.2 maternal haplotype, whole genome shotgun sequence encodes:
- the LOC117403139 gene encoding EMILIN-1-A-like, which produces IPTTRGSCLHGNSVRYRTYMRPRYKVAYKMVTEMEWKCCHGYSGDDCAEGPTEGQSQGTQISTVRPRPKPIRPGQTGSNSGNVQMEGEGRHDSDKVKHLEGNVQSLTKELHDLQSTLRGMNEKFHEEIRKTLVTALNGKQPADAAHPEMKETLSDIQKMIQHLDNRIQVHDKELNYLNNKSHGEGGENFIEHSDTKMNQKLTDLKEEIVRDLEKRLQQYCSGCQLQVEDLRKQQEEDRDRIRGLEKLINSVDQRNKQVMEIVQKHVSSSSNQPSRDCCAQVDQIEHKVSDIERKLYSVSEAYNVLNGRLDNELAEIEKEDILNREEKTSALLEDLESRLNITERNTEEHCLFVQTELKGYFHKEINDLRNEFNDRFDENGAKISNIVQNVNSLKDRIVDHGKGLDKVFILTSDMENQLTSAVNSCAKICVSSGPPHPEVDDSKMSDVVNKLEWKVIVNEEEIKNFGNKIKNLSISGDLLKNTVVDIGHDVQKLKTLIGHNGEHFNRIVTNIENLEKELDYNTLTSLTIYSSVKNQLVSLRNETEDYLDKLAMDLNNIRTRVDSGDTTCAQICSNLQEEVGKLKEEVEKCSGQCKVVLKRPEGGQVGGDDLNQQKPLDGHSVIGGTSSVNLKSIQGELSEVILTFNSINDTLKGLEHTVQKHISVIHDLGTTKDKIISEINKIQQEVNEHIEDSKGRFDHVSREIHRFGNNFMVEMGECKHSSDGLEKRISKMENLCGKFDTVSGSLERIKDGLNKHVSSLWNCVHRLNSTVITHSGYLDTIQNTQLDGINQRLNFLNSSMLTLFKEFQDFTLQDVMGLPGPLGPQGERGFQGPPGPQGPPGRDGATGRPGEQGPMGPPGIRGEQGLPGLDASLPKVSFSAALTYPQVDAGTILFDKVLVNDVHFYDPSTASSHIENFHSLPGNRLEPRIRSRAYVFVLIF; this is translated from the exons attcccaccactaggggcagctgTTTACATGGAAACTCAGTaag GTACCGAACATATATGAGACCTAGGTACAAAGTAGCTTACAAGATGGTTACGGAGATGGAGTGGAAGTGTTGTCATGGCTACTCAGGAGATGACTGCGCTGAAGGACCCACAGAAGGCCAGTCACAAGGGACCCAAATCTCCACAGTTAGGCCCCGACCCAAACCAATACGTCCAGGACAGACGGGCTCCAACTCTGGGAATGTACAGATGGAAGGAGAAG GAAGGCATGACTCCGACAAGGTGAAACACTTAGAAGGCAATGTCCAGAGTCTGACCAAAGAACTTCATGATCTCCAGTCCACCCTGCGAGGGATGAATGAAAAGTTTCATGAGGAGATCCGCAAGACCCTAGTGACAGCCCTCAATGGCAAGCAGCCAGCTGACGCTGCACACCCAGAGATGAAGGAAACCCTCAGTGACATTCAGAAAATGATACAGCATCTTGACAACCGTATCCAGGTCCATGATAAAGAGCTGAACTACCTGAACAACAAATCTCATGGTGAAGGGGGTGAAAACTTCATTGAACATTCAGACACTAAAATGAACCAAAAACTCACCGACCTGAAGGAAGAAATTGTGAGAGACTTGGAAAAAAGGCTCCAGCAGTATTGCTCTGGCTGCCAATTGCAAGTGGAGGACTTGAGGAAGCAGCAGGAGGAAGACAGAGACAGGATCCGGGGGCTAGAGAAACTCATTAACTCTGTGGACCAGCGGAACAAGCAGGTGATGGAGATTGTGCAGAAACATGTGTCAAGTTCATCCAACCAGCCTTCAAGGGACTGCTGTGCCCAAGTGGACCAAATTGAACATAAAGTCAGTGACATTGAGAGGAAGCTATATTCTGTCTCTGAGGCTTACAATGTTTTGAATGGGCGGCTAGACAATGAGTTGGCCGAGATTGAGAAGGAGGACATTTTGAATAGAGAAGAGAAAACAAGTGCCCTTCTGGAAGACTTGGAAAGTCGTCTAAACATCACAGAGAGGAATACAGAAGAGCATTGTCTCTTTGTCCAAACCGAGCTAAAGGGTTATTTCCATAAGGAGATAAATGACTTGAGAAATGAGTTTAATGATAGGTTTGATGAAAATGGAGCCAAAATATCTAACATAGTTCAAAATGTGAACAGCTTAAAGGACAGAATTGTTGACCATGGCAAAGGCCTTGACAAAGTCTTCATCCTTACATCTGACATGGAGAATCAATTGACTTCAGCAGTTAACAGTTGTGCTAAAATCTGTGTCAGCAGTGGTCCTCCACATCCAGAAGTTGATGACTCTAAAATGTCAGATGTAGTGAATAAATTGGAGTGGAAGGTCATTGTAAATGAAGAAGAGATTAAAAACTTTGGAAACAAGATAAAGAACCTCTCAATCTCTGGCGATTTACTGAAGAACACAGTGGTAGATATTGGCCATGATGTACAGAAACTGAAGACCTTGATAGGACACAATGGTGAACATTTCAATAGGATTGTTACTAACATAGAGAACCTTGAGAAAGAACTAGATTACAATACCTTAACAAGTCTTACCATTTACAGCTCTGTGAAAAACCAACTAGTTTCTCTGCGGAATGAGACAGAAGACTACTTAGATAAGCTGGCTATGGATCTGAATAACATACGTACCAGAGTGGATTCTGGGGACACAACTTGTGCCCAAATATGCTCAAACCTACAGGAAGAAGTCGGGAAACTAAAGGAAGAAGTAGAAAAATGCAGCGGACAATGTAAGGTAGTCTTGAAGAGGCCAGAGGGAGGCCAGGTAGGAGGGGATGATCTAAACCAGCAGAAACCTTTAGATGGACACAGTGTTATCGGCGGGACATCCAGCGTCAACTTGAAGTCTATTCAAGGAGAGCTTTCAGAGGTCATTCTGACATTCAACTCCATTAATGACACACTCAAGGGCCTTGAACATACAGTGCAGAAGCACATTAGTGTTATCCATGACCTGGGCACCACTAAGGACAAAATCATCTCTGAAATCAACAAAATCCAGCAGGAGGTGAATGAGCACATTGAGGACAGCAAAGGCAGGTTCGACCATGTCAGTAGGGAGATCCATCGGTTTGGTAACAACTTCATGGTAGAAATGGGTGAGTGTAAACACTCATCTGATGGACTGGAAAAGAGGATTTCCAAGATGGAGAACCTTTGCGGAAAGTTTGACACAGTATCAGGCAGCTTGGAAAGAATTAAGGATGGCCTGAACAAGCATGTGTCCAGCCTCTGGAACTGTGTGCATAGGTTGAATAGCACAGTGATTACCCACAGTGGCTACTTGGACACCATTCAGAACACACAGCTGGATGGAATTAATCAACGACTAAACTTCTTGAACTCCTCTATGCTCACCTTATTCAAGGAGTTCCAGGACTTTACCCTTCAGGACGTTATGG GACTTCCAGGTCCATTAGGCCCCCAGGGAGAGAGAGGTTTCCAAGGACCCCCTGGACCACAAGGGCCCCCAGGCAGGGATGGAGCCACAGGCAGACCAGGAGAACAAGGACCAATGGGACCCCCAG GTATCAGAGGCGAACAAG GTCTTCCTGGTTTAGATGCATCGCTACCAAAGGTTTCATtttcagcagctctgacataccCACAGGTGGATGCTGGAACAATCCTTTTCGATAAGGTCTTGGTGAACGACGTCCACTTCTACGATCCTTCTACTG CCAGCAGCCACATAGAGAACTTTCATAGTTTACCTGGAAACCGTTTGGAGCCTCGCATAAGAAGCAGagcatatgtatttgttttaatattctaa